The genomic region CACCTGCCTGAGCTGGCTGGCCGCATTTCCCGGCGACCGGCGCTCGAGTTCCGACACGATATACTCCAGATCCCCGCCACCCTCTGATCGCATCCACCGGTCAAACCGGCGGGCCGGATCGAGCGAGGCGAAACGGTCGTCAGGGTTCTTCAGCACCGACATGGCGAAGATTGCGTCGAGCGGCAGCGCAGCTACCGGCGATATCCAGAAGGCAAGCAGGCTGGCTCCCGTGATGGGCGACACCAGGACCGAAAGGGCTGCACCCAGGTCGGCCACCTCCTGCGAGCCGAAGAAGCCACCCTCGGCCCGGCGATGGCAGGGGATCCCCGCCTCCAGAAGCCTGGCTTCCACCTTCGAGATCTGGGCATGGGACCGGCAGATGACAGCGCACTTGCTCCAGGGAACCGGATCGATTCCGCCGGAGCCCGAATGCAGTTCCTTCAGCCGCAAGGCAAGGGCCCGGAGCTCGGCCGCCTCCGCTCCACCCCGGTCAGCAAGGCCTGCCGGATCCGGGCAGCCGATCCACTCCACAAGACCGCCGGGTCCGGTATGACCGTCCACCGGGTCAAGCGGCTGGCGGCGGGCCTCGAAGGGCCGTGGATTCTCGCTGCCGTCCGGCATGGCAATGGAGAAAATGCGGTTAAGCGCCAGCAGTACGTTCCGCTGCGCACGAAAACTCTTGCAGAGGGTTGTCCGGGCATCCCCCTCCCCGGACTGATGACCCTTGTGGCTCACATTCAGCTCGCCCAAGCGGCCGATCGCCTCGGAAAAGACCGTCACGTCGGCCCGGCGGAAGGCATAGATCGACTGTTTTTCGTCGCCGACGAGGAACACGTCGGCGTCCTTATCCAGGTTTTCGATAATGAACGACAGGAACTGCCACTGGACCGGCGAGGTATCCTGAAACTCGTCAACGAGCAGGTGGCTGATGGACCGGGCGATACGCCTGCGGGCAGCGGCACTGTGGCGGAGGATCTTCCCGAACTCCACTTCGAGATCGTCAAAGTCGAGCGTGGAAATCCCGCGTCCCTGCCGCCGCCTCCAACGGTACCAGTCGCGGACAACGATACGGACATTGTCACGATCTTCTGCTTCGAGGCGGCTGACCGCAGCCTCGGGCGATTCATCCTCCCTCTTCAGAGCGGTGAGCGACTCCGGCCATTCTTTTTTCGTTTTTTTCGGGACAGCCGGGAACCACAGTTTGATTTCGTCCAGAAGCTGGACGACCTGCTGGTAGTCGGCCTCGTTCCGAAACCACTTCGTTTCTGCATTAATTACACCGCCACCTTCCAGGATCAGCCCGCACAGTGCTCCGAACGCCGCGTTCTGGTCCGGCCCCGGCCCGGCCCCGAAGAACCGGCCAAGTGCCGAGGCCAGTAGCGGCCCCGCCTTGCGTATCTTGGCGTTGCCTGTTGTTTTACATCGCTCCCTGTCCGCAACGATCGCTTTAAATGCGGCGGAGAGCCGGTTCACCCAGTCCCGGTACGGACCCGGCGTCGTGAGCGCCCGGTATAACCGGCCCTGCTGCTGTTCACGGACAAAGCTGGCCAGCGCTTCAACGCCGGGCTCCGTTGCGGATATCGCGCCATCTTCCGATATCCACGATCCCACGAGTTCACGCCGGAGATCGAGCGCGTCCATCAGCTTCGCCAGCCTCGGCGGCTCCCACCGGGCAAGCAGGTGCCGGGCCGCAGCGACCGCATCCTTATCCGTCTCCGGATGGCGGCGTTCGGGATCGAGCAGTTCAGCCAGATACGGGGCCGCGCCGGTAGTTTGCTCGTCGCGGAGCTTTTCCTCGACTGAAAAGCCGGGGTCTATGTCGCCGTCCAGCGCCAGCTGGCGGAGCATCCGTGCGGCGAGGCTGTGCAGTGTGGAAATGCGGGCATCCGGCAGGCGCTCAAGCAGAGCGAGCCATCCCGTCCGGTCTTCAGCGCCGGTGGAAGCCCTGAGCTTCCTGTATATCTCCCGGCGAATGCGGCTGCGGATCTCTCCGGCCGCCTCCTTGGTAAACGTGACGGCGACGATCCGGCCAAGGGCCTCCACCCGCCTTTCCGGCGGAGTCTGTTCCAGTATCCGCACGATCCGGCCAGTCAGCACGAGGGTTTTTCCCGAACCTGCCCCGGCACTCACCCCCAGGTGGCGGCCGGGAGTCATGGCCGTCTCCTGTTCCTCAATCGAGAACCGCCTGTCGCTGGCGTTCATGCATCATCTCCAGATGCGTCGCCCGCTGCGGCCGGCGCATCCCATGACGGCAGCACGCCGTATCGTTCCCGGTCCCCGTTACGAATTTCGCGCAACTGTTCATCGCGGTGGCAGGCCGCTTTCAGATGGCAGTAGCCGCACCTCGCCTCGGCCTCCTTGAGCGGCGTGGTCGTGAACGAGCCGGACTCCACCAGCCGGGCGATCTGCCGGGCCCTGTCGAGATAGCGCTGCTCAAGGGCAGGAAGATCCATGGCCAGCTTGCCA from Deltaproteobacteria bacterium harbors:
- a CDS encoding UvrD-helicase domain-containing protein yields the protein MNASDRRFSIEEQETAMTPGRHLGVSAGAGSGKTLVLTGRIVRILEQTPPERRVEALGRIVAVTFTKEAAGEIRSRIRREIYRKLRASTGAEDRTGWLALLERLPDARISTLHSLAARMLRQLALDGDIDPGFSVEEKLRDEQTTGAAPYLAELLDPERRHPETDKDAVAAARHLLARWEPPRLAKLMDALDLRRELVGSWISEDGAISATEPGVEALASFVREQQQGRLYRALTTPGPYRDWVNRLSAAFKAIVADRERCKTTGNAKIRKAGPLLASALGRFFGAGPGPDQNAAFGALCGLILEGGGVINAETKWFRNEADYQQVVQLLDEIKLWFPAVPKKTKKEWPESLTALKREDESPEAAVSRLEAEDRDNVRIVVRDWYRWRRRQGRGISTLDFDDLEVEFGKILRHSAAARRRIARSISHLLVDEFQDTSPVQWQFLSFIIENLDKDADVFLVGDEKQSIYAFRRADVTVFSEAIGRLGELNVSHKGHQSGEGDARTTLCKSFRAQRNVLLALNRIFSIAMPDGSENPRPFEARRQPLDPVDGHTGPGGLVEWIGCPDPAGLADRGGAEAAELRALALRLKELHSGSGGIDPVPWSKCAVICRSHAQISKVEARLLEAGIPCHRRAEGGFFGSQEVADLGAALSVLVSPITGASLLAFWISPVAALPLDAIFAMSVLKNPDDRFASLDPARRFDRWMRSEGGGDLEYIVSELERRSPGNAASQLRQVTGAMKAARQVLQVSGCVSALELLIGKLAVRAAFGAGLGGPARLANLEKFLDWVRAREAEGLGAVQILRELNRHLEAGDAVSEPSAAWGDGDDRVALITIHGAKGLEFDVVMLPFCGTQLGGNKGGIDIRWHPAGDRREVPAFGVPPGPGENPLKPADFLAAGPLKDGREAAEDLRIFYVAATRARKALVFLSSAPGGPAAHLRFAFGPEADGEEETREAAFGTETCLVQLRPLSAYAAAGTAAVSDRFPGIEDRFARAAAASPAVLFPAPPGGRRRVVLDYSSLRTFLDCELKYYYRHVLEVPPHRWFIVPRVSSAAETDGSPAVLGGMLRGTLLHRALELGSVGDDYLDWVRHKLSQLDEFERENALPEIVASAARALDFYGSAIRPRTEGARDVRREWEFLVRYQPPGSSDLDIDIRGAIDLAFDTGNGWEIMDYKSGRAGGEAGAREKIRSERYDLQLGLYKWALESTGRPVKTAAIAWIDEGIITAVEAVPGPGEIAAVLGRCAEDILAGRFRGVDGAGNRSNPPLPCRDCGYRLHGICREFEDA